The following proteins are co-located in the Penaeus vannamei isolate JL-2024 chromosome 34, ASM4276789v1, whole genome shotgun sequence genome:
- the LOC138859210 gene encoding aggrecan core protein-like codes for MGSANRQGVSELPEGQRIARGLANRQRVSELPEGQRIARRSANCQRVSESPGGQRIARESANRQRVSESPGGQRIARESANRQGVSELPEGQRIARGSAIHKGVSKLPEGQRIARGSANCQRVSDPPGGGQRIARGSANRQRVSELPEGQRFTRVSANRPGVSELPEGQRIARGSANRQRVSELPKGQRIARGSANRQGVSDSPEGQRITRGSANRQGVSESPGGQRIARGSANCQRVNDSPGGQRIARGSANRQREVSELPEGQRIAMGSANRHGVSELPEGQRIARGLANRQEVSELPEGQRIAMGSANRHGVSELPEGQRIARGSANRQEVSELPEGQRIARRSANC; via the exons atggggtcagcgaatcgccagggggtcagcgaattgccagagggtcagcgaattGCTAGAGGGTTAGCGAatcgccagagggtcagcgaattgccagagggtcagcgaatcgccaggaggtcagcgaattgccagagggtcagcgaatcgccaggaGGTCAGCGAATTGCTAGAGagtcagcgaatcgccagagagtcagcgaatcgccagggggtcagcgaattgccagagagtcagcgaatcgccagggggtcagcgaattgccagagggtcagcgaatcgccagagggtcagcgaTCCACAAGGGGGTCAGCAaattgccagagggtcagcgaatcgccagggggtcagcgaattgccagagggtcagcgatccaccagggg ggggtcagcgaatcgccagggggtcagcgaatcgccagagggtcagcgaattgccagagggtcagcgatTCACCAGGGTGTCAGCGAATCGCCCTGgggtcagcgaattgccagagggtcagcgaatcgccagggggtcagcgaatcgccagagggtcagcgaattgccaaagggtcagcgaatcgccagggggtcagcgaatcgccaggggGTCAGTGATTCaccagagggtcagcgaatcaccagggggtcagcgaatcgccagggggtcagcgaatcgccagggggtcagcgaatcgccagagggtcagcgaattgccagagGGTCAACGATTCAccagggggtcagcgaatcgccagggggtcagcgaatcgccagagg gaggtcagcgaattgccagagggtcagcgaatcgccatggggtcagcgaatcgccatgGAGTCAGCGAATTGCCAGAGGGTCAACGAATTGCTAGAGGGTTAGCGAATCGCCAGGAAGTCAGCGaattgccagagggtcagcgaatcgccatggggtcagcgaatcgccatgGAGTCAGCGAATTGCCAGAGGGTCAACGAATTGCtagagggtcagcgaatcgccaggaggtcagcgaattgccagagggtcagcgaatcgccagaaGGTCAGCGAATTGCTAG